ACAAAGACTTCTTTGGGGTCTAAAATGGCCCCGGGGGGGATGTGGTAAAAATGGTCCCCTGTAAAGGAACACATATTTTGGTCACTGAGGGTCATAAAAATGGCACTGAGGGCCATGTGCATCCCACAACCTATACTTCTCCCAGTTTAACAGGACCAGACGACCAAAAGTCATGGGTGTTTTCACGTTCGAGGGGAAGGGAGATCCCCTTCTCTGTGCCTCAAATGCAACACCCGAAACCCAACCCCAGTTCTTTGAGCACTTTCCTCTTCCAAACCTcgtctccattttgagcagcagccttctttttctctctccctaaaAATGTTCAGCCAAAAACAAAGATCGGACGGACCATGCGTTCCTGCCCCAAAGCACCGTCGTCTGTGTTTTTGCTTAATACTAGACCCACAATCCTTCTCCTGGTGCTGGAATCTCACTCCTAATCTGGCAAAGACTTTGTGTTGCTGCATGATTTCAATAGGTACATCCATCCTTGAATCCATAAGGACTAGACATTTGGGCTTTTTAAAGACAGCAAAgccttcttttcattcaaaagaaAGCTGAATTCTCAggaatgtgaaaatcttcagcatccAGGACCTTAAAGTGGAACTAAGAGGAATGAGGAATAAAGTCGCGGATGCAAAAGGCGACGGTAAACATCGGGCGGAGGAGGAAAATGTGGGACATCCGCTGACAAAACCAGCCAGGGCCATAGGAATTGTGGTTTTGCTAGCCCTGAATCCTAGCACGCATTATCCGACTTGGCAACGGTCGCTGTTTCGGATCCCAGGACGATGGACTTTGGAGGAAAGGCCAAAAAACAATCCTGTTCCTGTCCTACGGCAACGGAGGTAACTCAGGGTTCGGCCGTGGGGCAAAAGAGTCTTGAAACAGTGCAAGCCCCAAGGCTTCACAACCTGCGTTTCCGCCCCGAAGGTGCCGATTCGGAGAGGCAAGGCACAGTTCGGTCCGCACCTGGCGGTTTGGAGACCAGGTCCAAAGCGGTTGTTATCTGGTTTTCGCTGTTTCCGGCGAGCTGCTATAGAGCCTCATGGCTTTTCGGCAGATGAGGACGAACCAGTAGAGTTGGGGAGCGAGGAGTAAGGCGTTGGCGACGTTGCAATGGAAGGGGATGCGGAAGGGGACCATGTAGATGGGGAGGCCAATCTGCCGGGCGTAGGACCAGTACATGAACGGGAAGAGGGCGATGCGGCAGAGGAAGAAGGTCACCAAGATGAGGATGCCGTTGACTTTGTGCAAGAAGGAGTCCTGCATTTTGAGCTGTcgagagagagaacaaaacatTGAGACAATCCCAAACACACATATTCTGATACTTCTGTTAGACCATTAAGGATTAAGGCGTTTCGTTTCATGCTCAACACGGATCAAACACTAGATTAAACACTGCAAAGGTCAGGAGAGAAAGAAGCACAAGCAGGCAAGGTGCCCAGACATGTCCcccctttccaggacatggcctagaTTTCAATCTTCTGCCCAGGAAggattccaaaatgcccttcctttcctttacagATACTATGGGCATGTCCAAAGTGTTAAACGGAAAACCCCAGGCAACCTTTACCTGCATCAGGATTTTGCCCAGCGACACGAAAGGGGTGCTCAGCTCAGCCGTGAAGATGCAGCCGACGAAGAAGTCGCCAAGTTCGCCTCGCAGGTGctaggaaggggagaaaaagagacatGTTCAGGGTTCGAATGCCTTTCTCATTGTGCCCATCCAGAAGAGCTCGCGAGCAAGAAATCCTTGGTACGTTCGGCCCACGTTTGGAGAGGAAAACAGAGGCGTTTCACTTGCTGTCGCCATTTTCAAAGGGGCTGCTGGGGAAAATGGAGGGGTTTCGCTTCCTCTCGCCATTTTCAGAGGGCTGCCAAGGAAAGCTGAGCAATTTGGGCTCGCTGAGGGCATGAGGCCTGCCAGCGAGAGGGAGAAAAGTGGCTCTTGGCACCCGCAAAGATGCCagccctggctcagccatgaaacccacttgggcaagtcacacactctcagcctcgggggaaagcCCTGGCAAACCATTGGCGTGTCTTTTTGATCCGAGGAGCCCCAAGCCAAGAAAAAGCAGCCAGGAGGGAGTTCCAGACCACTTCCGGAAGCATCCTTACCACAGCCACCGGCGTGAGGACGATGAGGATGAAGAGATGGTGGGTGACCATCAGCTTCTCCTTTTTCAGGAACGCTTGGACGCTGAGCAGGGAATGCTTCCGGGCAGCCGTCCCTTGCTCTTCGCACTTGTGCCAGTGGCAGAGGTACATGACGTAAATGTCATAGGTCATGTAAGAGACCACGAAACCCACGTACTCTTGGGCCATCCAGTGCCTGtttgggaggagaaaaaaagagtaCCCAAAGGATGTTAAAAGTGCCCTCGAACTCACGAACACTTGGCTCCTTCCTCGCCATCGATGGAAAAATACACTTCTTTTCGGCCAGTTTGCAACATGTCCGCCCCCCTCTTTTGCAATTTCGCGTCTCCCGAATCTCTCTTTTCTTAAGGGGGGGGGACTGAGATGCTTCCGAAATTCGTGGAAATGGGACGTTTCCCCCGCTCTGCCCTGAGACCCAGTTACTTCTCCCCTCTTTCAACGGAAAACCATACAACGCAATGCATTTCTTGATGCAATGCCTTCTGGTGGCTATTGGGAAAGGATGTCCAGGAATACATTTCCCCAGCTGTGGGTTTCTTTGCACAACTCAGAATTAAGTTTAGCCAACAAAACCCTCCTACGGATGTCTTgatgcaactcccagaattgatTTCCAGGTGGgttaggaatgctgggaattgcagtcttgCAGTATCTCCAGGACCCATCTCAAACGCCTGGGGAAAGGACGCCACCTTAGACATTCAAGCATTACACTTCACTTTAATTTCATATCATTACCTCTTATGAA
This Sceloporus undulatus isolate JIND9_A2432 ecotype Alabama chromosome 11, SceUnd_v1.1, whole genome shotgun sequence DNA region includes the following protein-coding sequences:
- the TLCD3A gene encoding TLC domain-containing protein 3A, coding for MWRPLALGCLLFPGLFYACLRSLARLAPTWSLKERIILSGRLVSSIQAIMATISGIVVILNCKDVVHSRHWMAQEYVGFVVSYMTYDIYVMYLCHWHKCEEQGTAARKHSLLSVQAFLKKEKLMVTHHLFILIVLTPVAVHLRGELGDFFVGCIFTAELSTPFVSLGKILMQLKMQDSFLHKVNGILILVTFFLCRIALFPFMYWSYARQIGLPIYMVPFRIPFHCNVANALLLAPQLYWFVLICRKAMRLYSSSPETAKTR